A DNA window from Trichosurus vulpecula isolate mTriVul1 chromosome 2, mTriVul1.pri, whole genome shotgun sequence contains the following coding sequences:
- the LOC118838817 gene encoding 60S ribosomal protein L26-like yields the protein MKFNPFVTSDRSKNRKRHFNVPSHIRRKIMSSPLSKELRQKYNVRSMPIRKDDEVQVVRGHYKGQQIGKVVQVYRKKYVIYIERVLREKANGTTVHVGIHPSKVVITRLKLDEDRKKILERKAKSRQVGKEKGKYKEETIEKMQE from the coding sequence ATGAAGTTCAATCCGTTCGTGACCTCAGACCGAAGCAAGAACCGCAAGAGGCACTTCAACGTGCCCTCGCACATCCGGCGCAAGATCATGTCGTCCCCGCTGTCCAAGGAGCTCAGGCAGAAGTACAACGTCCGCTCGATGCCCATCCGGAAGGACGACGAGGTCCAGGTAGTTCGTGGACACTACAAAGGTCAACAAATTGGCAAGGTAGTCCAggtttacagaaagaaatatgtcATCTACATTGAACGTGTGCTACGAGAAAAAGCTAATGGCACGACTGTCCATGTGGGAATTCACCCTAGTAAGGTAGTTATCACCAGACTAAAACTGGACGAAGATCGCAAAAAGATTCTTGAACGTAAAGCCAAATCCCGACaagttggaaaggagaagggcaaatataaagaagaaaccaTTGAAAAGATGCAAGAATAA